One window from the genome of Paraconexibacter algicola encodes:
- a CDS encoding HNH endonuclease: MLVLNATYEPINVCTVRRAVVLLLKSKAEVIEQGERPLRSECEVMTRPAVIRLTHYVRVPRDTHRRKITRRAVFARDGWECQYCGSRQQLTVDHVIPRSKGGSSDWTNIVASCAPCNRRKSDHLPAQANMHPRRPPREPSPHVFIHVASPRIPAAWRPWLPDADAYADAA, from the coding sequence GTGCTCGTCCTCAACGCGACGTACGAACCGATCAACGTGTGCACGGTGCGCCGTGCCGTCGTCCTGCTGCTGAAGAGCAAGGCCGAGGTGATCGAGCAGGGGGAGCGTCCGCTGCGCTCGGAGTGCGAGGTGATGACGCGCCCCGCGGTGATCCGGCTGACCCACTACGTGCGCGTCCCGCGCGACACGCACCGGCGCAAGATCACCCGCCGCGCCGTGTTCGCCCGTGACGGCTGGGAGTGCCAGTACTGCGGGTCGCGCCAGCAGCTGACCGTCGACCACGTGATCCCGCGCTCCAAGGGCGGCAGCTCGGACTGGACCAACATCGTCGCGTCGTGCGCCCCGTGCAACCGACGCAAGTCCGACCACCTGCCCGCCCAGGCGAACATGCACCCGCGCCGGCCGCCGCGCGAGCCGAGCCCGCACGTCTTCATCCACGTGGCGTCGCCGCGGATCCCGGCGGCCTGGCGGCCGTGGCTGCCGGACGCCGACGCCTACGCGGACGCCGCCTAG